From the genome of Chanos chanos chromosome 5, fChaCha1.1, whole genome shotgun sequence, one region includes:
- the shisa9a gene encoding protein shisa-9A, giving the protein MRWTVLILGYFLVKVMVQLCKADGEPGQQLEGFIMLSGSNGSREEENGFSESPHTEDKCRGYYDVMGQWDPPFVCKTGNYLYCCGTCGFRFCCAYKNSRLDQSTCKNYDTPVWMLTGQTPYKKNDPRHDPTKDKTNLIVYIICGVVAIMALVGIFTKLGLEKAHRPQRENMSRAVASVMQGTRPGEHEEAIGMHTQHYDTMQARANNLQGGQINNIGPTLTQPHPYPALSQLAHVYEQQQPGKELNKYASLKAVAEKANGDFYSKRRHLSDLAAKGNLPLHPMRVELEPTASYITETPCPKQNGQKPKTGKGPAPYNSNTIATPGMLQGWNGTETVGRRKNYGPKKPCTVEQVHELHTTRSHHYLPTQPYFVTNSKTEVTV; this is encoded by the exons ATGAGATGGACAGTCCTGATTTTAGGGTACTTTTTGGTTAAAGTTATGGTGCAACTGTGTAAGGCAGATGGAGAACCCGGACAGCAGCTCGAGGGTTTCATAATGCTATCGGGATCCAACGGgtccagggaggaggagaaCGGTTTTTCTGAAAgtccacacacagaggacaaatgTCGCGGATACTATGATGTGATGGGCCAATGGGATCCACCGTTCGTTTGCAAAACGGGCAATTATTTGTATTGTTGCGGCACCTGTGGCTTCCGATTCTGCTGCGCTTACAAAAACTCCCGTTTGGATCAAAGCACTTGTAAAAATTATGACACCCCTGTGTGGATGTTGACAGGACAAACTCCATATAAGAAAAATGACCCCAGGCACGATCCAACCAAGGATAAGACAAACTTAATTGTGTACATAATATGTGGAGTTGTGGCGATCATGGCACTTGTCGGGATATTTACAAAACTTGGGTTAGAAAAGGCACATCGACcccaaagagaaaacatgtctCG AGCGGTAGCAAGTGTGATGCAAGGCACCCGTCCGGGTGAACACGAGGAGGCCATTGGAATGCATACACAGCACTATGACACCATGCAAGCGAGGGCGAACAATCTCC AGGGAGGACAGATAAACAACATTGGCCCCACCTTGACCCAACCACACCCATACCCAGCGCTCAGCCAGCTGGCCCATGTGTATGAGCAACAACAGCCCGGGAAAGAGCTCAACAAATATGCTTCACTCAAGGCCGTGG ctgAAAAAGCCAATGGCGACTTCTACAGCAAGAGACGTCACTTGTCAGATTTGGCAGCTAAAGGCAACCTGCCGCTTCATCCAATGAGGGTGGAGCTTGAACCCACTGCTTCCTACATCACAGAGACGCCCTGCCCCAAGCAGAACGGACAAAAACCCAAGACCGGAAAGGGCCCGGCCCCCTACAACTCCAATACCATAGCCACTCCCGGCATGCTCCAGGGCTGGAACGGCACAGAGACGGTGGGGCGGCGTAAGAACTACGGCCCTAAGAAACCTTGTACAGTGGAGCAAGTGCACGAGCTTCATACTACTCGCAGTCAT